In Onthophagus taurus isolate NC chromosome 6, IU_Otau_3.0, whole genome shotgun sequence, a genomic segment contains:
- the LOC111417492 gene encoding uncharacterized protein → MRRITALIVLAFYANAFESLNEQRPKNYWNDLIPIGKEIDYNYEATLNAGISLPDDYSSMFHLRGVLHVQISDENELLLKLTNLNYTMDNGKVSEFPEKVPMQLGDHMSLLSSHFKLVMDEYGDFQEIIFEETTPEFIRNIQKGLAQMFIIRWHGMSMKSTKFQTIREANTIWNYIPNDNMLKIEMLGTLYGSHDESLHNVDSFTCDESFEEPLSRDLQRVYTLNKSKNLMEKIVQTGGVYYHPFKGVPPPYSIYVTQTLEMIHMHDIETPWTFKKEDKVDSLSMNFNDPNLPVNNITNKETLIPIAVNLIQEVIQFIETRKIDLSMPEFEKHHIPSRLRIILQHFDMNMLENLLKLLIEKGQKETDVFYQVIAQVGTHDSIKLLISLIKTKKLNEFQAIRALQKMPFYTVINEEIFNDLHVLLDLGVSWEIQNVANLCYGSFMHRAQKSHYISSTTEKKVIKTIIKKLKATNIIEEKYSYFNTLHNLGSWMTNDYLLEFLNDKELRMKALTTLHRTIADRYDGSALQILMDRSLPTDYRIMAFYTFMQSQPRLSELINIYWMMLTETDIDLYQFYYTYMQSMANIKNPCRKAMKLKAIQLMKYMHSPYRHSLTGYKLVEQYKPEINRGEYLDWFIIDSNDSLLLHLGYGKTIMNMHMRPISFYMRLSGLQGKLLNDLKLNIQKGMKLFNYNEVLKNIMKILDNEHVLLDIGYAENGQILLSDTLHKSNYLDKLKFYMKYSKFEDETAIDINFDFVYRLNVQNNIGFHISQNIQRVILERRLFDMHFDYKDNIITLNFNGKLDWSEYYDNGLYTHNPISQTWQGVGKTTIYDNVIPITLDINLNLQQDLLKISWRGQKNEEDNVIAARSYVAHHVLNYNHLNSNTLKKFNPNALGHVILPTNLDVRNTHTIIESDDQNTGFKSSVTIFDTEDSKSVDEISPLKTEGLDVCSHLELMLKHLQFDDNLVSNMLKYSTMDSELEMMYKHGRRGVLMLMQPSKINPITNIEVTLRLDHQITKETHSLILPEMNIIVKGSFSLKNKEELVKRWDASINWELNSGHTVNSVKAQLTRIKPGETDYKICLEGIEVYKGINANLEFTGNLDIKMGETTDGTCKDDGGKIDIIMKGERLPEQLKGNFNFPSCHRQVFLEIPSRMPSYSCLADKLTIRKYEFEIKSKNVPDRLQRFSQRMLEFLKVNYYDHYSIDKSNEPTNENIKIVMTYPVPNDVLDMEMVKGDHRYKLTALPAVNFRRYGFFIPDNLLYSNVQKMMHVTGMTYICSANHLDVINVNNTLMSNVIMDDWVVAIQDVTVKPLESEFKILLKKLDNKLALKIVLKDITLTVLPVGNKYEIKISNNAQIGGVTQVPSDLLVFNNDLVTLLNKDNVLTIFIKERGTHLVYNVNEVMMEVPRLNKFMEGICL, encoded by the exons ATGCGACGAATAACTGCTTTGATTGTGCTTg caTTTTATGCAAATGCATTTGAAAGTTTAAATGAACAACGGCCCAAAAATTATTGGAATGATTTAATTCCAATTGGAAAAGAAATCGATTATAACTACGAAGCTACTTTAAACGCTGGAATATCCCTCCCCGATGATTATTCTTCAATGTTCCATTTAAGAGGTGTTCTTCACGTCCAAATAAGTGACGAGAATGAACTCCTCTTAAAATTAACCAATTTAAATTACACCATGGATAATGGAAAAGTATCCGAATTTCCGGAAAAAGTTCCTATGCAACTCGGCGATCACATGTCACTTTTATCATCTCATTTCAAACTCGTTATGGATGAATATGGCGATTTTCAAgagattatttttgaagaaaccACCCCGGAATTTATtcgaaatattcaaaaaggaTTAGCTCAAATGTTCATCATTCGTTGGCACGGAATGTCCATGAAATCCACTAAATTCCAAACAATCAGAGAAGCTAACACTATTTGGAATTACATTCCAAACGATAACATgctaaaaattgaaatgttagGAACACTGTATGGTTCCCATGACGAATCTCTCCATAACGTGGATTCGTTCACATGTGATGAATCATTCGAAGAACCTTTATCGCGAGACTTACAAAGAGTTTATACActgaataaatcaaaaaatttaatggaaaaaattgtgCAAACCGGCGGAGTTTATTATCACCCATTTAAAGGCGTACCTCCACCATACAGCATTTATGTAACCCAAACGTTAGAAATGATTCATATGCATGATATCGAAACACCATGGacatttaaaaaagaagataaagTTGATTCATTAAGTATGAATTTCAACGACCCTAATTTACCAGTAAATAATATTACGAACAAAGAAACATTAATACCAATCGCAGTAAATCTTATTCAAGAAGTAATCCAATTTATTGAAACTCGTAAAATTGATTTGTCAATGCCCGAGTTCGAAAAACATCATATTCCGAGCCgattaagaattattttacaacatttcGATATGAATATGTtggaaaatcttttaaaattattaatcgagAAAGGTCAAAAAGAAACCGATGTGTTTTATCAAGTGATAGCACAAGTTGGAACACACgattcgataaaattattaatttcattaattaaaacgaaaaaattaaatgaattccAAGCGATTAGAGCACTTCAAAAAATGCCTTTTTATACCGTCATAAATGAAGAGATCTTTAACGATCTCCATGTTTTGTTGGATCTTGGTGTTTCTtgggaaattcaaaatgtgGCTAATTTATGTTACGGTTCGTTCATGCATAGAGCTCAAAAATCACATTACATTTCGTCTACAACAGAAAAGAAAGTTATTAAAACtatcattaaaaagttaaaagcaACGAATATAATAGAGGAAAAATATTCTTACTTTAATACTTTACACAATTTAGGTTCATGGATGACTAATGATTATCTTCTTGAATTTCTAAATGATAAAGAATTAAGAATGAAAGCTTTAACAACACTACATAGAACCATAGCTGATCGTTACGATGGATCCGCGCTGCAAATCTTAATGGATAGATCTTTACCAACAGATTACCGAATAATGGCTTTTTACACATTTATGCAATCTCAACCACGTTTAtcggaattaattaatatttattggatGATGCTAACGGAAACTGATATTgatttatatcaattttattatacttACATGCAATCTAtggcaaatataaaaaatccgTGTAGAAAAGCGATGAAATTGAAAGCGAtacaattaatgaaatatatGCATTCACCTTACAGACATTCTTTAACAGGATATAAATTAGTCGAACAATACAAACCTGAAATAAACCGAGGAGAATATTTAGATTGGTTTATTATCGACTCAAATGATTCTTTATTGTTACATCTTGGATATGGAAAAACTATTATGAATATGCACATGAGACCGATTAGCTTTTATATGAGACTTAGCGGGTTACAAGGAAAActtttaaacgatttaaaattaaacatacaGAAAggaatgaaattgtttaattacaacgaggttttaaaaaatattatgaagATTTTGGACAATGAACATGTTCTCCTCGACATCGGGTATGCCGAAAATGGTCAAATCTTATTATCCGATACCTTACATAAATCCAATTATCTtgataaactaaaattttacatgAAATATTCGAAGTTTGAAGACGAAACTGCTATTGATATAAATTTCGATTTCGTTTACCGCCTTAACGTGCAAAATAACATAGGATTCCATATTTCCCAAAATATACAAAGAGTTATATTGGAACGAAGACTATTCGACATGCATTTTGATTACAAAGATAACATTATAACTTTGAATTTTAACGGAAAATTGGATTGGTCCGAATATTATGATAACGGGTTATACACTCATAATCCAATTTCGCAAACATGGCAAGGTGTtggaaaaacaacaatttatgATAACGTTATTCCGATTACTCTCGATATCAACTTGAATTTACAACAagatttacttaaaatatctTGGAGAGGACAAAAGAACGAAGAAGATAACGTTATCGCAGCCAGAAGTTACGTTGCTCATCacgtattaaattataatcacCTTAATTCGAACacattaaagaaatttaatccAAACGCTTTAGGACATGTCATATTACCAACAAATCTCGATGTTAGAAATact cATACCATAATCGAAAGCGACGATCAAAACACCGGTTTTAAATCGAGCGTAACAATATTCGATACTGAAGACTCAAAATCAGTTGATGAAATATCTCCGTTAAAAACAGAAGGATTAGATGTTTGTTCGCATTTAGAACTTATGCTAAAACACCTTCAATTCGACGATAATTTAGTCAGCAACATGTTGAAATACTCAACAATGGATAGTGAATTAGAAATGATGTATAAGCATGGAAGAAGAGGTGTTTTAATGTTAATGCAACCAAGTAAAATTAATCCCATTACAAATATCGAAGTCACACTTCGTTTAGACCACCAAATCACCAAAGAAACgcattcattaattttaccCGAAATGAATATAATAGTAAAAGGAAGTTTctcgttaaaaaataaagaagaattGGTGAAGCGTTGGGATGCCAGTATTAATTGGGAATTAAATAGCGGACATACTGTAAATAGCGTTAAAGCACAATTAACGAGAATTAAACCAGGAGAAACTGATTATAAAATTTGTCTCGAAGGAATAGAAGTTTATAAGGGGATAAATGCAAATTTGGAATTTACTGgaaacttagatattaaaatggGGGAAACTACCGATGGAACTTGTAAAGATGATGGAGGAAAAATCGATATTATCATGAAAGGTGAACGCCTTCCTGAACaattaaaaggaaatttcaattttccaTCATGTCATCGACAAGTTTTCTTAGAAATTCCTTCCAGAATGCCTTCTTATTCGTGTTTAGCCGATAAATTAACGATTAgaaaatacgaatttgaaattaaatctaaaaacgTCCCCGATAGATTACAAAGGTTTAGTCAAAGAATGTTGGAATtcttaaaagttaattattacgATCATTACTCGATCGATAAATCAAACGAACCAACtaatgaaaatataaagatCGTGATGACTTATCCAGTTCCGAATGATGTACTCGATATGGAAATGGTTAAAGGAGATCATCGTTATAAATTAACAGCGCTTCCTGCTGTTAATTTTAGACGATACGGATTTTTCATTCCCGATAATCTTCTTTATAGCAACGTACAAAAAATGATGCACGTTACCGGAATGACATATATTTGTTCTGCTAATCATTTAGATGTTATAAATGTGAATAACACACTTATGTCCAACGTTATCATGGATGATTGGGTTGTGGCTATTCAAGATGTCACTGTTAAACCGTTAGAATCTGAATTcaagattttattgaaaaaacttGACAATAAAttg gcTTTAAAAATCGTACTAAAAGATATTACTTTAACAGTGTTACCCGTGggaaataaatatgaaataaagatCTCAAATAATGCACAAATTGGAGGTGTAACTCAAGTACCAAGCGATCTTCTTGTTTTCAACAACGATTTGgtaactttattaaataaagataatgtGCTTACCATTTTCATAAAGGAACGAGGCACTCACTTGGTGTATAATGTAAATGAGGTGATGATGGAAGTTCCAAGgttgaataaatttatggaaggaatttgtttgtaa
- the LOC111417487 gene encoding uncharacterized protein yields MKPKFTVPPKEPFKNISTNILRILRTPLTTHDNTRLNENVRKLLSGYKNDLHINDISEVTKLLLVLFEKSEYSELHLNHFLDILNLCWYKFKLYQSGYIAKMIESFTNLFNALAFLLGGTQNSKITQPILLTLRKIGQITKRTTSFLYKSVSMEGLIKSELPNILTELLEISDENYYHNLLKTLESLLISDTICYGFIKLNIFDIVMNKLNVPSSLGTGRRSTYEELIHCNLPDHVHTSKNVLFGLIDAFTKSSTTFKDYIFNHCQITRVSWKCIAEIFYILVATNDQRTLRNNYFLLVRLLSNAFNVDHALSYLDGYKLIFATEIVQNSWVSQVRFQPDDLDFDFKVLSLSMLGIDCPYESTVHLLKKMKAMQGLIKIINPEENLIWNDGQRKALMIHALIAIENVVLNVLDEFVNGNGPKILVNLLRLSLDDIYPIQLAIPALKCIRKTLKGNYKIIDYEYRKENILSLLVQCLKDLINLQHFSKTNQNFLILIYCILEKLSINKEKETPDIIKRSIEIMKRYLSPSLNDFFLPPIGLIAILDFLWINVVESTESLNHFMSNEGVFVLMDVIERFPIAMKVLGLSILTDLCEIGGLSSILTWRGKTGDTVIPFLMKIYQKQCQFDNGACAIYTTRSGHTKIINNKCGHKHKTQDSCLTCLGMLGNCKPKIYAILYMINCHWQSNLVNKTYKLSEPLNYQDKVTLLLAEYYYPLKIGEVWTELNHDMEQSGIRPLLFDQELIAFNIRKYTDLSNFVRHEQNKLFLEQEVKDKQDEMRLYNYLKESTLSESLDALQQLKHHALCSEHVFRLAAASKMIAKLDDRKGRSKESFVRFHSTVPRAGVTYFGGQKADVDPKIEDIKESNKKLECFLPLIDSEQSMQGRIKNSPSNSSRNKRFLKYTPEPLQLNTTKGKCSISPFTCILKFLIRSLECPESEKFISRFEDQLNQLVAVGGVNVSVRELADLIKLISLTFQRIDEKPAYLEAFYKLLNFSSQNLVFLITSDMISYAEIIQDFFNMLGYLLGSTENLDCIQHILNSILKMIAMAKKKPYLQSKVLLDAFANSQIPPIFSELLYISEFDVYIKYLTVLEKFFVSESICQAFLKCKVFDTVVQRVCLKWRDEINYPDEVLPTLDLPPHLNVTQRILWTLTMIYNDSSTTFKNSIGYLVEGSSLRGPRNVLITLITSNKDKHMRNMFYLLLRAIAGTVPFRHYRSLNNELHILTFTTEVEQSHPWAKRMVLRADDLDFEFKMMLVSMLCINRVYPQSLDLFRKMNAVQGIFTLIDTDIQLIWSTYQRLELMKGALIGMENMIFHVIDDYIHYGGPGKLLKVLTKVVEGELHSTLLLPILRCINTSLNVPSNVQEKVAKLYRMKHIIEILTTTIENVINAEFITKLNLSCLAVSYCILEKVAKPNEPKLTDVTKTGIAILKKYLNPDPSISFLAPKVLIAVMSFIWENVVYCENGIHEFSSTGGVYVILDIIEKFPLAIKVLGLSMIADFCQIQEFLSCILTWKGKSEQTIVPFLLDIYKDQARFDKDHTDIKSTLQDLENPIFGDKYNEMKKNYINNEYASFATLDFLGNCKPSIYAILTLLRCDEDKELINNTYKISKENLTNKEKIVAALAENYLPLSIGESWIEVNQHFQTKGVRPLVFDQILIAAKLQEHRERAKLIQIDQLTCEISENNREICVERQFYERLREEVLNESLDALNELRYYTRCVDTMARLEQCTQLTFETENVTAGRLDKSMLVDYHKTLPEYINITPHFNQHVSIQSNVIIDPNKEKTPDAVSLDSTEQGIIAAKKFADLMRKRAPNTNPTSYDVTRSKYARYYSVDFH; encoded by the exons atgaaACCAAAGTTTACTGTTCCACCAAAAGAACCTTTTAAGAATATCTCTACGAATATATTACGAATATTACGAACCCCGCTTACCACGCATGATAACACACgattaaatgaaaatgttcGAAAGTTATTAAGTGGTTATAAAAATGACTtg cacATAAACGATATTAGTGAGGTAACTAAATTATTACTGGTGTTATTTGAAAAAAGTGAATATTCCGAACTACatcttaatcattttttggatattttaaatttatgttggtATAAATTTAAGCTGTATCAATCTGGTTATATCGCAAAAATGATTGAAAGCTTTACCAATTTGTTTAATGCTTTAG cGTTTTTATTGGGAGGTACTCAAAACTCAAAAATAACCCAACCgatattattaactttaagaaaaattgGCCAAATCACCAAACGCACAACGTCTTTTCTCTACAAAAGTGTTTCTATGGAAggtttaataaaaagtgaaCTTCCAAATATATTAACTGAATTATTGGAAATTTcggatgaaaattattatcacaatcttttaaaaacattagaatCTTTGTTAATTAGTGatacaattt gttatggttttataaaattaaatattttcgatattgTAATGAATAAATTGAATGTGCCCTCATCGCTGGGCACGGGAAGAAGGAGTACTTACGAGGAGTTAATCCACTGTAATTTACCTGATCATGTACATAcaagtaaaaatgttttgtttggGTTAATAGATGCTTTTACGAAAAGTTCCACAACGTTTAAAGATTACATATTTAATCACTGCCAGATTACGCGAGTTTCTTGGAA GTGCATCgctgaaattttttatattctcGTTGCCACAAACGATCAAAGAACTTTaagaaacaattattttttattggtcAGATTATTATCTAACGCTTTTAACGTGGATCATGCTTTATCTTATTTAG ATggttacaaattaattttcgcAACTGAAATTGTCCAAAATTCTTGGGTATCTCAAGTTCGTTTTCAACCGGATGATTTAGATTTcgactttaaagttttatcttTAAGCATGTTAGGAATAGATTGTCCGTATGAATCAACAGTGCatcttttaaagaaaatgaaagcGATGCAAGGTCTTATAAAGATAATCAACccagaagaaaatttaatttggaaTGATGGGCAAAGAAAGGCGTTAATGATACATGCTTTAATtgcaattgaaaatgttgttcTTAACGTGCTCGATGAGTTTGTGAATGGAAATGGAcctaaaat attagtTAATTTATTGAGATTATCTCTCGATGATATTTACCCAATACAATTAGCCATACCAGCTTTAAAGTGTATTCGAAAAACTTTAAAGgggaattataaaataatcgattatgaatatcgaaaagaaaatattcTTTCGTTGTTGGTGCAATGTTTAAAAGATCTTATTAACTTGCaacatttttcgaaaacaaatcagaattttttgattttaatttattgcattcttgagaaattatcgattaataaagaaaaagaaactcCTGATATTATCAAGAGAAGCATAGAAATAATGAAACGATACTTATCTCCATCGCTGAACGATTTCTTTTTACCACCAATCGGATTAATTGCCATTTTAGATTTTCTTTGGATAAATGTGGTAGAATCCACAGAAAGTTTGAATCATTTTATGTCAAATGAAGGTGTTTTTGTTCTTATGGATGTTATAGAA cgTTTCCCCATCGCCATGAAAGTACTTGGTTTGAGCATTCTCACCGATTTATGTGAAATCGGAGGTTTATCCAGCATATTAACATGGAGGGGAAAAACTGGAGATACAGTCATtccatttttgatgaaaatttatcaaaaacaatGTCAATTTGATAATGGAGCATGCGCAATATATACAACAAGAAGTGGTcatacaaaaataatcaacaataaatGTGGTCACAAACATAAAACTCAAGATTCATGTTTGACGTGTTTGGGAATGTTGGGAAATTGTAAACCGAAAATTTACGCAATTTTGTATATGATAAATTGCCATTGGCAATCTAACCTTGTAAATAAAACCTACAAATTAAGTGAACCTCTAAATTACCAAGATAAAGTTACCCTTTTATTAGCGGAGTATTATTACCCGCTAAAAATCGGCGAAGTTTGGACGGAATTAAATCACGACATGGAACAATCAGGAATAAGACCGTTATTGTTTGATCAAGAACTTATTGCTTTTAATATTCGCAAATATACCGATTTATCTAATTTCGTTAGACACGAACAAAACAAACTTTTCTTAGAACAAGAAGTTAAA gatAAACAAGACGAAATGCGCTTATATAACTACCTTAAAGAAAGTACTTTATCTGAAAGTTTGGATGCATTACAACAATTGAAACATCACGCTCTATGTAGTGAACATGTTTTTAGACTTGCAGCCGCTTCAAAAATGATAGCGAAATTGGATGACCGGAAAGGTCGAAGTAAAGAGTCATTCGTGCGGTTTCATTCAACAGTTCCTAGAGCAGGAGTTACa tacttTGGTGGGCAGAAAGCCGATGTGGATCCGAAAATCGAAGATATTaaagaaagtaataaaaaactaGAGTGTTTCCTACCCTTAATTGATTCTGAACAATCCATGCAAGGAAGGATTAAGAACAGTCCATCTAATTCTAGtagaaataaaagatttttaaaatat acACCCGAACCGCTTCAACTAAATACAACAAAAGGAAAATGTTCAATCTCACCTTTCACttgcattttaaagtttttgataCGTTCGTTGGAATGTCCGGAAAgtgaaaagtttatttcacgTTTTGAGGATCAATTAAATCAATTGGTTGCTGTTGGAGGTGTTAATGTT TCCGTTCGCGAATTAgctgatttaataaaactaatttcttTAACGTTTCAAAGAATCGATGAAAAACCTGCTTATTTAGAagctttttataaattattaaattttagttcgcaaaatttggtatttttgATAACCAGCGATATGATAAGTTATGCTGAAATTATACAAGATTTTTTCAACATGCTGG gTTATTTACTGGGTAGTACAGAAAATCTGGATTGCATTCAACACATTTTAAACAgcatattaaaaatgattgcaATGGCAAAGAAAAAACCTTATTTACAATCAAAAGTACTTTTAGACGCTTTTGCAAATAGTCAAATACCACCGATTTTTAGCGAATTACTATACATATCTGAATTCGACGTTTACATCAAGTATTTAAcagttttagaaaaattctttGTATCGGAAAGCATCT gTCAAgcctttttaaaatgtaaagttTTCGACACTGTCGTTCAAAGGGTTTGTTTAAAATGGAGAGATGAAATTAATTACCCAGATGAAGTTCTTCCAACTTTAGATTTACCACCACATTTAAATGTAACCCAAAGGATTCTTTGGACATTAACAATGATTTATAACGATAGCTCgacaacttttaaaaatagtatTGGGTATTTAGTTGAAGGATCTTCTTTGAg aGGTCCTCGCaatgttttaataacattaataacaTCAAATAAAGATAAACACATGAGAAATATGTTTTATCTGCTTTTAAGAGCGATTGCTGGTACTGTCCCTTTTCGTCATTATAGAAGTTTAAATAATg AATTGCATATTTTAACGTTTACAACTGAAGTGGAACAATCTCATCCTTGGGCAAAAAGAATGGTGTTACGTGCAGATGATCTTGATTTTGAGTTTAAAATGATGCTGGTTTCAATGTTATGCATTAATAGAGTTTACCCACAAAGCTtagat ctttttagaaaaatgaaTGCCGTTCAAGGAATTTTTACGTTAATCGATACAGATATACAATTAATTTGGTCGACTTATCAACGGTTAGAATTAATGAAAGGGGCATTAATTGGAAtggaaaatatgatttttcatGTCATCGATGATTATATTCACTACGGGGGACCtggtaaattattaaaagttcttacaaaagttgttgaagGTGAACTACATTCAACCCTTTTATTACCAATATTAAGATGTATTAATACATCATTAAACGTTCCGAGTAATGTGCAAGAAAAGGTCGCTAAACTTTACAGAATGAAACATATCATTGAAATTTTAACAA ctacaattgaaaatgtaattaatgctgaatttataacaaaattaaacttaagCTGTTTAGCTGTAAGTTATTGTATTTTGGAGAAAGTTGCGAAACCCAACGAACCAAAATTAACAGACGTAACAAAAACGggaattgcaattttaaaaaaatacttaaatccAGATCCTAGTATTTCTTTCTTAGCACCGAAAGTTCTCATTGCTGTGATGAGTTTTATTTGGGAAAATGTAGTTTATTGTGAAAACGGGATACACGAATTCAGTTCTACAGGTGGCGTTTACGTCATCTTAGACATAATTGAg aaatttcCTCTTGCCATTAAAGTTTTAGGTTTAAGCATGATAGCTGATTTTTGTCAAATTCAAGAATTTCTTTCATGCATTTTAACTTGGAAAGGTAAATCTGAACAAACGATTGTTCCATTTTTATTGGATATTTATAAAGATCAAGCTCGTTTTGATAAAGATCACACTGATATAAAATCAACACTTCAAG atttagaaAATCCAATTTTTGGTGATAAATACAACGAAATGAAAAAGAACTACATCAACAACGAATATGCAAGTTTCGCAACTTTGGATTTTTTAGGAAATTGTAAACCATCAATTTACGcaattttaacacttttaagaTGCGACGAAGacaaagaattaattaataacacgtataaaatatcaaaagaaaatttaacaaacaaagaaaaa aTTGTTGCTGCGTTAGCTGAAAATTATCTTCCATTATCGATAGGTGAATCTTGGATAGAAGTtaatcaacattttcaaacGAAAGGAGTACGCCCGTTAGTTTTCGATCAAATACTAATCGCTGCAAAGCTACAAGAACATCGCGAAAGAGccaaattaattcaaattgatCAATTGACATGTgaaatttctgaaaataatCGCGAAATTTGTGTCGAACGGCAATTTTACGAACGTCTCCGAGAAGAAGTTCTCAACGAGTCTTTAGATGCGTTAAACGAACTTCGATATTATACAAGATGCGTTGATACAATGGCTCGTTTAGAACAATGTACTCAACTTACTTTTGAAACTGAAAATGTGACCGCTGGTCGGCTTGATAAATCGATGTTGGTCGACTATCATAAAACTTTACCcgaatatattaatattacacCACATTTTAATCAACATGTCAGCATTCAAAGTAACGTCATTATTGATCctaacaaagaaaaaactcCAGATGCAGTTTCTTTAGATAGCACCGAGCAAGGAATTATA gctgcaaaaaaatttgctgatttaatGCGTAAACGTGCTCCTAATACTAATCCAACTTCTTATGATGTTACACGTTCGAAATATGCACGTTATTACAGTGttgattttcattaa
- the LOC111417478 gene encoding nucleoporin NUP35, giving the protein MEPMALGSPSSPTTPGINPNFLPSFLMGETQTLNSSNIPTPGASRTPNVKYTSTPDSRNLRQKLFNQSLNESYQNNMNQGNFQSPPYNNVQPERTGPPKQGLFDTIDKSTPPVLSSTVQFTPGQGSFPTESFSIIGNESINYNIISPGHDSMNKFNYTSIQHKQQHEGMWVTVFGFPPSATSLVLAQLANYGSIVDKKFPTQGNWIHLKYSSPLEANKALALHGKLISNSIMIGVVPFVNKNKSENKENMENDVSTPVRARSLRQSYITPQPSSPVVPQNVPQKSTGLVGKAMEYVFGW; this is encoded by the coding sequence ATGGAACCAATGGCATTAGGAAGTCCCAGTAGTCCAACAACGCCAGGGATAAACCCCAATTTTTTGCCTTCATTTTTAATGGGTGAGACCCAAACCTTAAACTCATCAAATATACCAACGCCTGGTGCAAGTCGAACCCCCAATGTCAAATATACCTCAACACCGGATTCAAGAAATCTCCGCCAAAAACTCTTTAATCAATCCTTAAACGAATCATATCAAAATAACATGAATCAAGGCAATTTCCAATCGCCACCGTATAATAATGTTCAACCGGAACGGACGGGACCACCAAAACAAGGTCTTTTTGATACGATTGATAAATCAACCCCTCCAGTTTTAAGTAGTACTGTGCAATTTACTCCCGGTCAAGGATCGTTTCCCACTGAAAGCTTTTCCATTATAGGAAATgaatcaataaattataatattatttctcCAGGGCATGATtcaatgaataaatttaattacaccTCCATTCAACATAAACAACAGCATGAAGGAATGTGGGTGACTGTTTTTGGGTTCCCACCAAGCGCTACAAGTTTGGTTTTAGCCCAATTAGCAAATTATGGCTCGATAGTTGACAAGAAATTTCCAACACAAGGAAATTGGATTCATTTGAAATATAGTTCACCATTAGAAGCGAATAAAGCGTTGGCTTTACATGGAAAATTAATCTCTAATAGTATAATGATAGGGGTGGTGCCTttcgttaataaaaataaaagtgagaataaagaaaatatggaGAATGATGTTTCTACTCCGGTTAGAGCGCGGTCGTTACGACAAAGTTATATAACACCACAACCAAGTAGTCCTGTTGTACCTCAAAATGTTCCTCAAAAATCAACTGGTTTGGTTGGTAAAGCAATGGAATATGTTTTCGGATGGTGA